The following proteins are encoded in a genomic region of Pyxicephalus adspersus chromosome 9, UCB_Pads_2.0, whole genome shotgun sequence:
- the DGKZ gene encoding diacylglycerol kinase zeta isoform X4: MDGEADLANTSSAASSASDQTTEPDRSVVSRRHSVKTFSGLRFFRRRKAIAKSGAQHLTSSSNVLHSDSESQIRSTVDWSESALYGDHLWFETNVSGDFCYVGEQNCTAKIQQKSASRRKCAACKIVVHTPCIEQLEKINFRCKPSFRESGSRNIREPVIVRHHWVHRRRQAGKCRQCGKGFQQKFAFHSKEIVAISCSWCKLAYHNKVSCFMLHHIEEPCSLGAHAAVIVPPTWIVRVRRPQSSIKSSKKKKRPSFKRKPSKKGAEEPRIRPFVIRPAPCPLMKPVLVFVNPKSGGNQGIKILQSFMWYLNPRQVFDLSQGGPREALEMYRKVPSLRILACGGDGTVGWILSVLDQLHLFPSPPVAILPLGTGNDLARTLNWGGGYTDEPLSKILSHIEEGTVVQLDRWNLEVERNPDACDEDWGEGATNKLPLDVFNNYFSLGFDARVTLEFHESREANPEKFNSRFRNKMFYAGTAFSDFLTGSSRDLAKHIRVECDGQDLTAKIQELKLQCLVFLNIPRYCAGTMPWGNPGEHHDFEPQRHDDGCIEVIGFTMASLAALQVGGHGERLHQCREVLLRTYKSIPMQVDGEPCKLGPSVVKISLRNQANLIQKTKRRTSVPLLNDQQPVPDRLRLRVNRISMHDYEALHYDKEKLKEASLPVGVIVVPGDSDLETCRIHIQQLQEDFPAYPTILQRLDLKEDGTSKPQIVSSQKLSPKWCFLDSTTADRFYRIDRAQEHLNYVLEICQDELYVLDPELIITQSVGTSPAIPNRDHPTNSNPHFQFPSSPPDSPATTEPHNGSMHAGRTCSNSSVSKPGDTCGQRTENDISDCQPDECLLEAAKSDDLEKFREAHRAGGNMAQRDIENRTLLHHAVNSGSKEIVKYIIEHAPSEILDVAELKNGETGLHLAASLRQRTICHYIVEAGASLMKTDLQGDTPKNRAEKAKDPELAAYLENRQHYQMIQREDQETAV; the protein is encoded by the exons AAAAGCCATTGCCAAATCTGGAGCCCAGCACCTTACATCATCCTCCAATGTCCTGCACAGCGACTCGGAATCACAAATACGCAGCACCGTTGACTGGAGC GAGTCGGCTTTGTACGGTGACCACCTTTGGTTTGAAACCAATGTGTCTGGAGATTTTTGCTACGTGGGAGAGCAGAACTGCACAGCAAAGATACAG CAAAAGTCGGCATCCCGGAGGAAGTGTGCAGCATGTAAAATCGTGGTTCATACTCCCTGTATTGAGCAGCTAGAAAAA ATAAATTTCCGATGCAAGCCATCATTTCGGGAGTCTGGGTCCCGCAACATACGGGAg CCTGTAATTGTTCGGCATCACTGGGTTCACCGAAGACGGCAAGCAGGGAAGTGCCGGCAGTGTGGGAAG GGGTTTCAACAGAAGTTTGCCTTTCACAGCAAAGAGATTGTTGCAATCAGCTGCTCATGGTGCAAATTGGCG taccACAACAAGGTATCATGCTTCATGCTGCACCACATAGAAGAGCCATGTTCCTTAGGTGCTCATGCTGCTGTCATAGTCCCACCCACTTGGATCGTCAGAGTTCGCCGGCCGCAG AGTTCAATCAAgtccagcaagaaaaaaaagagacctTCATTCAAGAGAAAACCTAGCAAGAAAGGTGCAGAG gagcCGAGGATACGACCGTTTGTTATCAGACCTGCTCCATGCCCGCTCATGAAGCCTGTACTTGTTTTTGTGAACCCCAAGAGTGGAGGAAATCAG GGTATAAAGATTCTCCAGTCCTTTATGTGGTATCTGAATCCACGACAAGTATTTGATCTTAGCCAAGGTGGTCCAAGAGAAGC ATTAGAGATGTATCGTAAAGTTCCATCATTGCGCATCCTGGCCTGCGGCGGTGATGGCACT GTGGGATGGATCCTTTCTGTACTGGATCAGCTGCATCTTTTCCCTTCTCCGCCTGTCGCTATACTGCCTCTGGGAACGGGAAATGACCTTGCCAGAACTTTAAACTGGGGTGGG GGTTACACTGATGAGCCACTTTCCAAGATCTTGAGTCACATAGAAGAGGGAACTGTGGTCCAGCTGGATCGCTGGAACCTGGAAGTGGAGAGAAACCCTGATGCCTGTGACGAGGATTGGGGAGAAGGAGCAACCAATAAA CTGCCTCTGGATGTGTTCAATAATTATTTTAGCCTGGGATTTGATGCTCGAGTCACACTGGAATTCCACGAGTCCCGAG aagCAAACCCAGAAAAGTTTAACAGTCGTTTCCGCAATAAGATGTTCTACGCTGGG ACTGCATTCTCCGACTTCCTAACTGGCAGTTCAAGAGATTTGGCCAAACACATTAGAGTTGAG tgtgaCGGGCAGGACCTGACGGCAAAAATTCAGGAGCTGAAATTACAATGCTTAGTCTTTCTAAACATCCCTCG GTACTGTGCAGGCACCATGCCATGGGGGAATCCCGGGGAGCACCATGACTTCGAACCTCAGAGACATGATGATGGATGTATCGAAGTGATCGGCTTCACCATGGCATCACTG GCAGCTCTGCAGGTTGGGGGTCACGGTGAGCGTTTACATCAGTGTCGTGAGGTTCTTCTGCGGACATACAAGTCTATTCCAATGCAGGTGGACGGTGAACCGTGCAAGCTGGGACCCTCCGTAGTGAAGATCAGTCTTCGAAACCAGGCCAACCTTATCCAGAAGACAAAGAGGAGGACGTCTGTCCCTCTGCTAAATGA TCAACAGCCGGTCCCCGACAGATTGCGTCTTCGTGTTAATCGCATCTCCATGCATGACTATGAGGCTCTGCACTATGACAAGGAGAAACTGAAGGAAGCCT CTCTCCCAGTGGGAGTTATTGTGGTTCCTGGAGACAGCGATCTTGAGACGTGTCGGATCCACATACAGCAGCTGCAGGAG GACTTTCCTGCGTACCCCACAATATTACAGCGTCTCGACCTAAAG GAGGATGGAACAAGCAAACCCCAAATTGTGTCATCACAAAAACTCTCCCCGAAATGGTGCTTCTTGGATT ccaccACTGCGGACCGATTCTATAGGATTGATCGAGCACAG GAGCACCTGAACTATGTGCTAGAAATCTGCCAGGATGAGTTGTATGTTCTGGACCCAGAGCTGATCATTACCCAGTCTGTAGGCACTTCCCCAGCAATACCCAACAGAGACCACCCAACCAATTCCAATCCACACTTTCAGTTCCCATCATCTCCTCCCGACTCCCCAGCTACTACGGAGCCTCACAATGGATCAATGCATGCAGGCAGAACATGCAGCAACAGCTCTGTGTCCAAACCCGGAGACACATGTGGGCAGAG GACAGAAAATGACATCTCTGACTGCCAGCCAG atgaatgTTTATTGGAAGCTGCAAAAAGTGATGATTTAGAAAAG TTCCGGGAGGCTCATCGCGCTGGGGGTAACATGGCTCAGCGAGATATTGAAAACCGGACGCTGTTACATCACGCTGTGAATTCTGGGAGTAAGGAGATTGTTAAATACATCATTGAGCACG CTCCATCAGAAATCCTGGATGTTGCAGAGCTCAAGAA TGGTGAGACTGGTTTGCACCTTGCGGCATCATTACGTCAGCGGACCATCTGTCATTATATAGTAGAGGCCGGAGCATCACTCATGAAAACAGACTTACAG
- the DGKZ gene encoding diacylglycerol kinase zeta isoform X5, whose translation MWKRHSWDVPQIQPEHDQRKAIAKSGAQHLTSSSNVLHSDSESQIRSTVDWSESALYGDHLWFETNVSGDFCYVGEQNCTAKIQQKSASRRKCAACKIVVHTPCIEQLEKINFRCKPSFRESGSRNIREPVIVRHHWVHRRRQAGKCRQCGKGFQQKFAFHSKEIVAISCSWCKLAYHNKVSCFMLHHIEEPCSLGAHAAVIVPPTWIVRVRRPQSSIKSSKKKKRPSFKRKPSKKGAEEPRIRPFVIRPAPCPLMKPVLVFVNPKSGGNQGIKILQSFMWYLNPRQVFDLSQGGPREALEMYRKVPSLRILACGGDGTVGWILSVLDQLHLFPSPPVAILPLGTGNDLARTLNWGGGYTDEPLSKILSHIEEGTVVQLDRWNLEVERNPDACDEDWGEGATNKLPLDVFNNYFSLGFDARVTLEFHESREANPEKFNSRFRNKMFYAGTAFSDFLTGSSRDLAKHIRVECDGQDLTAKIQELKLQCLVFLNIPRYCAGTMPWGNPGEHHDFEPQRHDDGCIEVIGFTMASLAALQVGGHGERLHQCREVLLRTYKSIPMQVDGEPCKLGPSVVKISLRNQANLIQKTKRRTSVPLLNDQQPVPDRLRLRVNRISMHDYEALHYDKEKLKEASLPVGVIVVPGDSDLETCRIHIQQLQEDFPAYPTILQRLDLKEDGTSKPQIVSSQKLSPKWCFLDSTTADRFYRIDRAQEHLNYVLEICQDELYVLDPELIITQSVGTSPAIPNRDHPTNSNPHFQFPSSPPDSPATTEPHNGSMHAGRTCSNSSVSKPGDTCGQRTENDISDCQPDECLLEAAKSDDLEKFREAHRAGGNMAQRDIENRTLLHHAVNSGSKEIVKYIIEHAPSEILDVAELKNGETGLHLAASLRQRTICHYIVEAGASLMKTDLQGDTPKNRAEKAKDPELAAYLENRQHYQMIQREDQETAV comes from the exons AAAAGCCATTGCCAAATCTGGAGCCCAGCACCTTACATCATCCTCCAATGTCCTGCACAGCGACTCGGAATCACAAATACGCAGCACCGTTGACTGGAGC GAGTCGGCTTTGTACGGTGACCACCTTTGGTTTGAAACCAATGTGTCTGGAGATTTTTGCTACGTGGGAGAGCAGAACTGCACAGCAAAGATACAG CAAAAGTCGGCATCCCGGAGGAAGTGTGCAGCATGTAAAATCGTGGTTCATACTCCCTGTATTGAGCAGCTAGAAAAA ATAAATTTCCGATGCAAGCCATCATTTCGGGAGTCTGGGTCCCGCAACATACGGGAg CCTGTAATTGTTCGGCATCACTGGGTTCACCGAAGACGGCAAGCAGGGAAGTGCCGGCAGTGTGGGAAG GGGTTTCAACAGAAGTTTGCCTTTCACAGCAAAGAGATTGTTGCAATCAGCTGCTCATGGTGCAAATTGGCG taccACAACAAGGTATCATGCTTCATGCTGCACCACATAGAAGAGCCATGTTCCTTAGGTGCTCATGCTGCTGTCATAGTCCCACCCACTTGGATCGTCAGAGTTCGCCGGCCGCAG AGTTCAATCAAgtccagcaagaaaaaaaagagacctTCATTCAAGAGAAAACCTAGCAAGAAAGGTGCAGAG gagcCGAGGATACGACCGTTTGTTATCAGACCTGCTCCATGCCCGCTCATGAAGCCTGTACTTGTTTTTGTGAACCCCAAGAGTGGAGGAAATCAG GGTATAAAGATTCTCCAGTCCTTTATGTGGTATCTGAATCCACGACAAGTATTTGATCTTAGCCAAGGTGGTCCAAGAGAAGC ATTAGAGATGTATCGTAAAGTTCCATCATTGCGCATCCTGGCCTGCGGCGGTGATGGCACT GTGGGATGGATCCTTTCTGTACTGGATCAGCTGCATCTTTTCCCTTCTCCGCCTGTCGCTATACTGCCTCTGGGAACGGGAAATGACCTTGCCAGAACTTTAAACTGGGGTGGG GGTTACACTGATGAGCCACTTTCCAAGATCTTGAGTCACATAGAAGAGGGAACTGTGGTCCAGCTGGATCGCTGGAACCTGGAAGTGGAGAGAAACCCTGATGCCTGTGACGAGGATTGGGGAGAAGGAGCAACCAATAAA CTGCCTCTGGATGTGTTCAATAATTATTTTAGCCTGGGATTTGATGCTCGAGTCACACTGGAATTCCACGAGTCCCGAG aagCAAACCCAGAAAAGTTTAACAGTCGTTTCCGCAATAAGATGTTCTACGCTGGG ACTGCATTCTCCGACTTCCTAACTGGCAGTTCAAGAGATTTGGCCAAACACATTAGAGTTGAG tgtgaCGGGCAGGACCTGACGGCAAAAATTCAGGAGCTGAAATTACAATGCTTAGTCTTTCTAAACATCCCTCG GTACTGTGCAGGCACCATGCCATGGGGGAATCCCGGGGAGCACCATGACTTCGAACCTCAGAGACATGATGATGGATGTATCGAAGTGATCGGCTTCACCATGGCATCACTG GCAGCTCTGCAGGTTGGGGGTCACGGTGAGCGTTTACATCAGTGTCGTGAGGTTCTTCTGCGGACATACAAGTCTATTCCAATGCAGGTGGACGGTGAACCGTGCAAGCTGGGACCCTCCGTAGTGAAGATCAGTCTTCGAAACCAGGCCAACCTTATCCAGAAGACAAAGAGGAGGACGTCTGTCCCTCTGCTAAATGA TCAACAGCCGGTCCCCGACAGATTGCGTCTTCGTGTTAATCGCATCTCCATGCATGACTATGAGGCTCTGCACTATGACAAGGAGAAACTGAAGGAAGCCT CTCTCCCAGTGGGAGTTATTGTGGTTCCTGGAGACAGCGATCTTGAGACGTGTCGGATCCACATACAGCAGCTGCAGGAG GACTTTCCTGCGTACCCCACAATATTACAGCGTCTCGACCTAAAG GAGGATGGAACAAGCAAACCCCAAATTGTGTCATCACAAAAACTCTCCCCGAAATGGTGCTTCTTGGATT ccaccACTGCGGACCGATTCTATAGGATTGATCGAGCACAG GAGCACCTGAACTATGTGCTAGAAATCTGCCAGGATGAGTTGTATGTTCTGGACCCAGAGCTGATCATTACCCAGTCTGTAGGCACTTCCCCAGCAATACCCAACAGAGACCACCCAACCAATTCCAATCCACACTTTCAGTTCCCATCATCTCCTCCCGACTCCCCAGCTACTACGGAGCCTCACAATGGATCAATGCATGCAGGCAGAACATGCAGCAACAGCTCTGTGTCCAAACCCGGAGACACATGTGGGCAGAG GACAGAAAATGACATCTCTGACTGCCAGCCAG atgaatgTTTATTGGAAGCTGCAAAAAGTGATGATTTAGAAAAG TTCCGGGAGGCTCATCGCGCTGGGGGTAACATGGCTCAGCGAGATATTGAAAACCGGACGCTGTTACATCACGCTGTGAATTCTGGGAGTAAGGAGATTGTTAAATACATCATTGAGCACG CTCCATCAGAAATCCTGGATGTTGCAGAGCTCAAGAA TGGTGAGACTGGTTTGCACCTTGCGGCATCATTACGTCAGCGGACCATCTGTCATTATATAGTAGAGGCCGGAGCATCACTCATGAAAACAGACTTACAG